AAACAGAGGCGTAGCCACGggtaggcctacccaaaaacgaaaatatccCCAAAAAATGatgcaccgggtgcacatcgcaaagtaaataagtcaaaaaactgaaaagatgccCATCCATAttttttctaggcctacccaaaaagattATTCTAGCTACGCCCCTGATTCACAACCAATGTGCATTGCTCAGAGATAATAATGCTGGACTGAccttacatttgacattttattttgaCAGATGTTTACCCAAAACAAAATAATCCCTATATTAGGTAGAACGTATAATAAATGACAACCTTAAAGATGGtgttctcctcctctgacaTGGGCATGTGTCGtgtggcatgtctccaggggaTCTGGAAGAGCCGCTGGTCCTGACTGAGCCACTGCAGGCCCGGGTACCTGCCACTGTTCACCTGGGCTAACAGCCACGGCTTCAGACGGATCCGCCTGGGTTGGACACTCATCCTGGAGGTGCCTTGGCTTCGGGGAAGCTGGGGCTGGTGAGGCAGATGGGGATATGTGGTCagtggggatggagggtgggagaagaggggggtgggggggtggtagtGTGTCATTTCTATGCATTATGGGATCCTTGTTTAGAAATGTATCACCTGAGACATACAGAAAGACAGGGAATGTGGAAACTGAAACTGAGATTACAAGAGGAACCAGGGGTTCCATGATTTCATCAAATACAGAACAAAAACACATGGCGTGGCCTTAACCTAGAAAAACAAGACATGGAACCTCAAGATGAATGAAGGAAAGTTTATTGATACTTGTTCAAGAATACGAGATCTAGAATATCAAGCATGCTGGGCTAGACAACACACATTCCACAGTCAAAGCAGAGCCTCTGTATGAGATCCTGGATCATAGGAACAGGGAAAGAATGCAAGGGAACTGCTGTTGAAGCATTACACCACTGAGAAATACACAGACAACTGCTTCAACTGACCCTAGACGGAGGCAAAACAGTGGCATCTGCATGGACATTAACAACGTTTTTCCCTGCCCTAAATAACACAAACAGATATGTACACACATGTGCgcgcacgctcgcacacacacagaggttgaGAATAGCATGGTCAATGGAAAGGTATGAGGGTAAAACTAAGTATTCATTGTTTCAGTGTGGTCAGTCCAGTAGATGTGGCATAAACTGAGGTGCTTCAAACCCTTTAGTCCTTCATAATACAGAGTTCATATGGGACGGAAATGTATACTACCTGCGACCTTGTATGCTATGACGGGTATGCCGGAGGCAGAATAACACATTACATTTCACTCCAGAGAGACTTGTTCATACGTAGTGCTTGACAAGGACTGAAACTGTACCAAGGTTGTTTCATTTTTAAGTGCAGGAGCTCCACAATATGAGCCGACATTCTGTAAGTACCTGTAATAAGCTGCTCCCAAAATGAAGCACGGTTTTGCTTTTTGTTTTTTAAGTTATGGTGTATGAAGAGGAACTCATGTATGGGTAAACAGAAACGTCCATATGAAGACCATTAACCTATTCCATTTGACATTTGTGAGCGGATATTCTACGACGAAATGCCAAGTGACAAAAGCTTGATTCATTATAAAGAGTATGAACCTCtgcaaaactcagcaaggaccCCAACCAAAACAGCAGCAAAGGAGTAAACAAGACATGTTTCATGAATAAAGGCTATTATAAAATATGTAATATTGCCACCGTTGTCAGTATACGGTCCCTTGAACTTATAAGTTCAACTTTAAAGTAATTTGTAGTACCCACCGTTCCAGAAGGACGATATCGTACCGAGGTTGATTTGTTTCTTGTTCTAGGACACAAGAGGTAAACTAGTCAGAAAAAGAAGCGTCCAGTGTTCCCACAGGTGTAGCTGTGAGGGTGGATTATATGGTGCCATTTTCTTTCAATAACTCGTTTAAAAAGGTTACATTCCTACAAGTTAAAGCAAACACTGAAAACTTACTCTATACTTTTTCCACTAGCCGCTGCAAAATATTGTTACAAACAAACGCGTTACAAATGTGTTTGCAGAACTAGTGCAGGTACCACCCTTCCGGGTGGCAGCGCAACGAACGGAAACAAGTAGGCTAAACAAAACTTAGGCTCATCAATGGtgatatttttttgtttgttagtgCTGGTCCAATTGACCCTTTGGGCCGGTAAATGTGTAGCTTTGTGTAGCTAATGGTTAGGCTACTTTAAAGGACTTTTTTTGCCAAAACTGCATGGACGTGTATCTTTCTGATCTTAaataatgattttatttatattttaagcATATGCTAAAATATGAATACAAGCATTATTTAAAATAATAGCCTATAGGCTATTCCTTGGAATTTTATCAGACTATTATAAACCGACACAAATATGTTTGCACCCATCCATGCCTGTCAACCGTCTAATGTGGTTGTGAATGATTTAAGTAGGAAGTTGGCTAACATCCATcaataaaaaattataatatgCATAATAGGCCTACCCTATTATGATAGGTAtttcaaaataataaatatattatatattgtaACCACCAGGGGGAGTTATAGGGGTTCAGAGATACAGGAAAGCCTGGCCTAATCCCATTTATGAAACAAAATTGATTCCAGGTAACTTTAAAGATAATTCCAGCCGAATTCCTTAGCCTTCTTATTTTCAGTAGAATTTGTTTCACGTGTTCTATTTCCATGGTAATAGGGCTACTGTGTAAATAAACCGCACTTAACGCAAATCAACCATTCTGAAATGATTGTCTATATTGAATGGCTTGTGTTCTTGATTGTTTTCGTGGTCATGTTATTATTTGTTTCTTTAACGTCAATTTGGGTTATTTCAGCCGTAACGTTTGGGAGGAATATGTACAATGACCTGCGAGTAGTTATGTCCAAGCGAACGTAAAGTCATTATCTGAAATCCCAAATGCTTGAGTTAACCTAATTGCACATGGTGAGTAGGCTAAGCCATTATTAGGCTATGTGTTTTTTTGAATGTatttcatcaaaagacaatgttaAGACAGTGTATTGTCCCCATACAGGCCAATAACAGTGACTCAGCTTCTGAGATTCAACATACCAAAGAAGGAGTAAATACACCACCTCCTTTTGTGCAGATCGATGTTAATCCACTAGGGTAATGTAACCTTTAAAAAATTCACCCTTGGTTTTCTGACACTAACACAATGACTAGCTTATTGGACCATCACTAATAAGTAAGTAAACTGGTGTTGTTGCTGTATCAGAGTCCTCAACAGTGTTCCACAGTATTCTGAGCCAGCACTGGAGTCTGGCATTCATGTCCTACCTTCACAGTACAGTGAGACCACGTTCATCCCTGATCTGCCTGAAGGTGACTGAGATGTTTTCTATAATACTTTAACACATCCAGTGCACAGGCTTAAATCCAGTGCATTTGTTAACAGTGaaaactcttcctctctcagttTTAGGCCCAAGCACACCTGTTAGTGACCCTCAGTCAGACAGCCGCAGCATAAACTCTGAACTCTATGAAAACTATGAGAACATTGACAACTTCCCATCCCTTGGTCAAGGTGAGTTATTCCCTTACAATAGCATGTCCTGTACCTCACTTAAGTTCACCTTGAACAGTTTCCCCAAAACTAGTCACTACCCACGTACATTTCACAGAGGCCCCTGGCAACAGTGTGTACAGAGAAGAACATGATGCGGATCCACCCAGCTCCGTGGACCCCAGTAGCCAGGAGGTCCTACTGAGGATAAAGGAGCAGGCCAGTGCCCATGTCAGGGCCCAGAAGAACCAGCACTTCAGGGACCTTTCTCTCAAGAAGCTCAAGTTGCAGCAGCTCCTCCTGAAGCTGGACACCATAACAGGCTCCGAGGATCTCCTGTCTGGGTCGCAGTACAGTCTGGAAGAGGAGGAACTACTGAGCATGGGGGTACACATGTTTAGATGGCATTACATCACCATGGTTAATTAAAAAGTATGCAATTTTATCAGAAAGATTAACCAAGGTTAAGATCAACCATTTGGTTAAGATCAGTAGTTGGTCATGAAATATAACAAATTAAGTAACTAAATATAATTTATTTGCCAGTTGTTTTAGTGTAGCTGAAAGATAGTTTTGGGAGGTTGTCTTGGTGTTTGTAAATAAGACGCCTTTCCTACAAGCCCACTGAGTATGTAAATTGGACTGGTGAGCACCTGTGTGATAATAAAGTACTAATGGGGTTAATTATAAAGTACTAATGAGGTTATTCAGAGTAAGGTTGTGTCCCATTTAACTTTATTGCACCAAACAATGCTTTGACCTATAACATATTTTTTTCTGTTCATGATTTGTTGTAACAACAGCACCAATAATTGTTTTGGCAGTGCATGTATTCAGCATCCTTATGGTAACATATGTTCTAAAGGGAACAGCATATACTTGGTAATGCAGAGTACCAGTAACAAACTGTTTATGAACATGTATCTGCTGCACACActacagacatactgtacatacaactATATACATTTCAAACTGTGGTACAAATGGTAATGTTTTGATTTGGTTACATTTTATGGATCACTGAATTATTCTCTAAGCTGTGGATGAACGGTAGATGATAGGTCTCCATACTGGtaagaaacgtgtgtgtgtccttaagGATTCTGGAGTGGAGGGCAGGGCACCACTGGGAtctgaggacagacagagagaaggtgaagaTGAGAGGTAAGCAGCCAATGTCAGCCaaaccacacagcacacacttccAATTGACAGATGTTTTTAAGTTGCGTTATTTTGTGCCACTACGTTTTTCCCAAAACACATCAAACAGTAACACAGAGGATAGGGATGGGTGTGACCATGCTATGCACAGGTGAGTTTCTACTTCCTTAGTCCTCCATAGCACCTGTTACTGTTGACATGTTACATTTGGCTATACAAAGGACCACATCTGCCAGCCATGACCTTTAGGTCATCACTCTAGGTCTAGACAAATGATGCACAGTTGTTGGCGTAGAATCTTCCAGGCTATCGGCTTCCCATTAAGCTTCACCTCTGTGCTCATCATAGAATTGGTCAGCTTCATCTCGCAGTATGTTGTTGAGGTAAAGGCACCTACCACCCACTAacaaaccctaaccttaacccacaCATGTCCTAAAGGTATTCATATGCTCAGACTCAGTCTTTTGATGTACAGCATGCTACATGCTACAGTTGTCTGTTTGGCTAAATTGTTTTAAGCTTACTGGTCTTTTACCTGTCAACAGATGTTGATAGTGGGACTAGTCACAGTACTTGGGAAGCAGATGATTGCACCCTTGTTTGGTACACTGTACAGCCATGTCATCCAGCCACTGGCCAGGCTTCTCATCAACATATCAGTGGCTGTCAGGAACATACTCAGGCCTCTGCTTGCCATCGTCAGATACGCTATTCTACACGTTGCTCTGCTCGTCCAATCATTCAGACTTGTGGAAGTGTACAACGCTGCAGCTCAGAGGCCCCACAGCAGACAggatgtgtgattcatgaagtgCCAGCTCATTTGGAAAGGCAATTAAAAACCACAATCCAAAGAAGATCCATGTTAAATTAAATTACTTATTAATGAATAATGAGTACCCTCCTCTTACTTCTCACAAACATAAACATAGCTTACACAGCTCAAATCATTTACCCacaataaaaaacaacaacattttgaCAAATTCCTCAGTCACAAAATCGGTTTAATTACAAATGGATTGTGAGTGCAGTTTTGCTTAAAAATAACCTCCAGAGTTATTCTGAATCATCCATGAATTGAATAGTTTGTGAGGGGTCTTGTTGGGTGTGTGCGCTGTTTGGTTTGGATGGCTGGTCTATTGGAAGTTTCTCTGAGTCCTTGTTCTGGGAAACCATCGTTTCCATGTTCTGGGCGGTTATGTTACCGTGGGAACCAGACCTTTCATGGCGTTTGCCCCCGGGGGGATTGTCATCATGGTCAGAGACACAGTTAACTGGGTCCTCTGCCTCATTTTCCACAATAGCAGTTATTTCTTGCTTGTTTTTCACTTTTTCTTTGGGTTCTGTGATTTGGTTTGTGATCATGGCATCGCTCTGATCCCCCACCGAGGACTGCTCCgctgtcctctgtgtctctctagcATCATTTATTTCTAATTCCAAAACAGCTACAGCCTCGTCCTTGGTTAGTCCTGCAGAAAATTCTCCATTCTCCTTTGAGGCAGTGAGCTCCTTCCCATTGtcttgctgtctctcctcctctagatTCTCGTCTTTCTTTGCCACCCCTGTTGTGATGATATTGCCTGGTGTCCTCCCGCCGTTAGAGGTGATGGGTGTTGGGGACTGTCTGGGCAGGGGCTCTGGGATCACCAGGATGGGCAGGGTGTTGCCGAGAAGCCTGGAGCCTCCTTTGGAGCTATTTTGCTCCTGGCTGGTGGAGCGTCGGGGGGGCGcggccatctcctctctcctggtgtACCGTCCTGGCGTACAGGGCTCATGGTCCCCGCTGAACGCTTCGTTATGGTACGACACCTCATCAACCAAGGGGACAGGGCAGGCTGAGTTAACCTGTTGATCACGGAAAGAGGGGCGTTTAGGGGCTTCTGTGGGGTCTGCTTTCAGGGAATGTCGCAATGATGCTCATTGGTCGATCTGTTCTCAAGGATCAGAACGTTATTGTTGAATCTACACTTGCAGCACATCACAACTGGGTCTATGATATTCACCATACACACGAGACAGTCTCTGACCAATTTCCAGCCGTTTGACCCCGGTACACACTTAAGGACGTTAATTGGTCAGTTTTTCAACtcatcaacaaaaacacagttGTGGCTATACAGCCACATGTAAAGGTGACATTCAAGATGCTTGTCAGTTCCATCTTGGGCAAGCAAAACAGAACACCCAGTGTCGTTGAACACCACAAGGCCATTCCATGCAATGGAAGTGCAGCTCGAGTACAAACATCACACTGTATCACTCAGGGTCATGACAACAACAACGACACAAAAGCTACATTGTTGACTCACCATCTGGAACCAGCACAGGCTCTACATAAGCAGCATTAGGAAGAGAGATGGGCGGAAGtagtgagagagtgtgggtgAAGGTGGTAATggtggagagtgagggtgagagggtgaaggtggtaatggtggagagagagggtgagagggtgaaggTGGTAATggtggagagtgagaggataAAATAGGGGTGGAGGTCTTCTGCTCTGTCTGAACTGTGTTGGCTTTTATAAAAAAAGTGAAGTCTAATTAGTTTGTGGTAGTACATGTGTGGTAGACAGTGAAGTAGTTTTGACATGGATACTATGTTGCGCTGTAAATCATGTTAACTTTATGCCTAGGTTACTACCCTGTTGTGTGTGCCCTTGGTGTTGCTCGCACAAAAATGAAGGAAGcccactgtctgctgtcaatttgtgtgtgtgtgtgtaaatccctTACCACATTTGGGTGCTTCCCCAGGGCTACAGAGCCCCTGTCGGATgggtcctgtctgtctctcctcctcctgaccaatCGGAGCAGCAGAACCAGGGCTGCCACTAACACCAGCAATATCACTCCGGCTATTCCTCCAGCCATCCCCGCGTCCATGTCCGCAAACAAGCGCTCCTCTCCAAACGGGCTCCGAGGCACTGTgttggcagggagggagaggccggggaggaggagcggggggataaatcagtcagtcagttcgCCCATCTATCTGTTGGCTTTCACTCCTAATCCTCTCAGTACACCCTCATCTGCGCTGCTGAAAAGCGGTTTTctgaagcttgaacacaagacACAGTGTTGTGGATATTGCTGTTCTGGTGTGGTGACTCGAGGAGATAGATGGGGATCCAAAGAGAACAGCTTGACGTTGAGTTTCCAGGAGTAATTCCTCCTTTCGTGTTTAACTTTTGGTATGCCATAATAGGGGGCAGGGTGATTGACAGGATGTCTacgtggagagggggggggggttgcactgGGAGATAATGTAGGTAATCCAGTTATAGAGACAGATTTAGGCCCTCACAATGGATCGAGCAGATTAAACCACGGTAGCAATCAAAGCATTCGTGTGTCCTTTGGTTGTCCTTAGAAGCACAacaactactactactacaactGCTGTAAGTTGTATTATTATTCTCTTTTGTCTTTATCTAGAGGGATTAAACTTTGTTGACCCGCCACCTGTTAGGGTGGTGCTTGTGTAGCGATGACATGTCGGACAGcttaatgtgtctgtgtttggatTGGCTATAAGTTCTCAGCAGCCTGATGTAAAGTGCCATTTCCTGCTCTGCTTACCTGGCTGCCCTCTCTGTAATACCTCGATGTCCACAGAAGCCTTAGCAACTTCACCTGATTCTTCATCCGTAGCTACTACCTGTGGGAAATAGGCTTATTTAAGGTTTTTTGAGTTGGAATGCTTTTTATAGATATACTTTAATGtcccttcccccccacacacagacacacacacaattttccCTATGGGGACACTAAAATATATATCTCATCTATGTTTTGATGCAGCCCGACTGGATGTATGAGTCGTTTCACACCACAGGAGCGAAAGGGACATTGACACAGTAAAGCTTGCTGCTCTAATCTCCGATTTAGGAGACGCCCATCCCACTATGTTTGTTTCAGGAAATAGTATTACTGGGAAACTTTTAATCGGCACAGGCCAACGATTGTGAAAGTGGAGGCAACAAATCTTCTTAACAACCATCTCACTAGAATCACACATTGTCACAAACCTTTTCAGTTAACCCTGATTCCCAGACAGCAGATTTGTGTTTCTAGTCGGATTAAAACAAACCTTTTCAGTTAACCCTGATTCCCAGACAGCAGATTTGTGTTTCTAGTCGGATTAAAACCTCACCTCCAGGATATCCCTGTCAAAGGCTCGCAGGCGGTCTGTCCTGGCAATAAGGACCCCCTCCTGGGTCATGTGGTACAGCCCATCGCTGGCAGAATGAGGTTGGAGGGAGTAGTGTATATTTGGATTCACCCCCTGCAAGGGGGGTGCAAAGCAGAGGCTTTCGGAATAGTGTATGTGTCCCATTGTTTCAGAATTGGagtgaggggaagaggagatggctgaaaagggagggagacaaacGTGTTACATCTCTAAAGTCCCGGTCTATGGCGTTGATGAGCAGCACTCTGTTCCCATAGGTGGAGACCAGGGTGGCAGGGCTGGAGCTCTCGATGATGAAGCCCTTGTAGATGGTTTTGTTGAAGACGGGAGGGAAGCGGTTCTCTGCCAACACTCGGATCAAGGCTGTCGTCACGCTGTATTTTTTGGGATCATTGAGCTGAGATGCCTGCAGGTGTGACACAAAGTGTTAAACATGTGTCTCTATGTATAGTGATttcacagaggggggggggggggggggggggtgttgacaaTGACATCACTGCAGGAATCGAGATGCCAGATTGAGAAGATCTTCTCGGTCATACACCTCCCTACCATGAGACGCATTCTGAAGGTTGGCGTCAGCTGTCTGTTTTCCACACGTCTCGTTAACGTGACCTCTCCAGTCAGGTTGGCGATCGCAAACCTGCCATCATCGTCACCTGAGGCACAGTgagggtcaacacacacactggatagGTCGGGTGTTTGGATTTGTTTCACATTGACATTGAGATGAGGTACTGTAGAGACCTCACCTGCTAGAATAGTGTATTGCAGAGGGGTATCAAGACTTTTGTCACCATCTTTTGCATGAATCGGACCAGGTGAGAATTTGAGTATGTTGTCCTGAAATGACAACAGTTTGGTGTTTGTTAGCGTCTACACTGATTGTTGATGATAGAGTTGATAGAGTTAGACGAACACCATGACATACTACGTGCTGAGTTCACCTGGTCTTTCTCTGTGATGTTGCTGGTGTAGATGGGGTTGGTGCAGACATCAGGGCCGCTGGCCTGGGAGATGAGGGTGCAGGGGAGGAACTGGGGGTACTGGTCATCCCCGTCCTTCAGGTTGATGATCAAGTTGGCCGTGGCGTTGTACTTTTCCCTGGTGTTGGATTCCTGCAACAGACACAATGTCTTTCAAAAGCTGCTCCAGTGCTGGCCCCCGTGTCGGCTGATTATTTCATAAACATCAATGACCTATTTTACACCGGAGCTTAGGAAATATTTGAGTAAATAAACCTATTACATAATGTGGTTTGAAGAGGAAATATTGTGCTTTCCCCTTCCTGTTGATTTCTACAATGTAGGTTTAGTAGGTATTACCACAGCGTAGATAACCAGCTGCAGTTGGGTTTGGGTCTCATAGTCCAAAGGCTTGTCCAGGAATACTTTTCCACTGTTTGGTAGATCTATCCTGAAGTAGCTCGCATCAGGCTGACATAGGACGATACAGAGACAAACATACAGGCCTGCACATACATACATTGTATGAAAATGTTATGAAATCCTTTTTGTAAAATGTGAATCCTGGATGAATACGCACTGATGAGTAGTCAATGAGATAAGTGAGTGTGTCTCCATCAGCATCAACTGCCTTCACTGTGAAGACCACAGAGTTTACGGTAGCGAGCTGGGGAATAATGAAAAACGTCTTTGTATATTGGATGAGATAACTAGACTACTGTATTCTCTATATTAGACACCCTTTTATACATTTTCTGTCCATTGTTACAATGCATTACAAATGATTATCTTTACCTCACTGATGAAGAAAGGTTGTACAGTCCTCTGCAAGAAGCGTGGCCTGTTGTCATTTTCATTCATGATCTCTACCATGATCCTGTACTGACTCTGGGGACAGAACACAAACTCTTCAATGAAGTTCATTTGCTTTTACAAAGCCTACAGTATTCTTGTGTTGAATCACATTCAGTTGATAGTATTAAGTAGCAGACAAACCTGTATAATGTCTTTTTCATAGCAAGTTAATGCTGCCATCAGAATGGATCCCTGAACCTATGAAAGACAGGTTTAAAGAGTTAAGATTCATGTGTTACTCCCCACACAGTGCTAGCATAGACCTGTTTGATGGAACTTAGTTTTAAACacaagaagagaaagaagaccGACCTCTCGATCCAGGttcctggagaaggaggagtttaGCCTGATGGTCCGCCCCTCAAGGAAGAACCAATCAGCGTTATCTCCTGTGAGGCACAAGCGGATGCTATTGGCTCCTGGGTCGCCAACAATGCTGAGGTTTGCAATGAACTCTCCAGTGGGGCTGTTCTCTCTGACTTTTGCAAAGATGTCTGACCCACCAAGGCATAGGCTAGCTGTCAATCAGAGCAGACGCGCATAGAGTAAGTCTGTATTCACTAAGGCAATAACTAAATCAATCACAAAGTAAGACAATAATATACTGTAAGCCAGACAGCTTCTTCTATGGTAGACTTTTAAAAGTTATACGATATGAGCAGGATTTGAAAGTTGAGGCATGCTGTAGTGTCAAAGTAAGTGCGTGGGAGCGGGTAGTGGGGGTGTGTGAGTAATTAGCTCCCCACCTGAAACAACATGGTAGGAAATGTTGATGGCCAGCTGGCAGAGGAGCAGTCTACATGGGGTCAGCATCTTCCTCTGACCTCCTGCTTTTCCAGTCTCTCAGCCTGGAACTGCGAACGAGAGAATACAGCAGCAGCAACGTTCAGCTCAGCTTTCAGACGAAATGCCATAATCACAGAGACAAAGTAGTGCTTTAACATAGAACATTATAACTAGAAAACCATTGTGAAGCACTGCTGAAAACACTGCGGCACGATATAAACGTATGTGCAAATGAGCGAAAACACTAggtaaaaaaaacaagacaACTCCTGATTCAGAAAACAATAAGCCACTCGCCCCAAAATATGGCCAAGACAGTGGCACTCATTAGGCCTGTAGTGTAAGCTACGTGCAGAAGATATCTACACCCACTATTAACAGCAGATACTATAAATCAGTAAATACCAAATTCAGAAGAGATTCACCTTGTTTTCTATCTTTTCAATGGTAATACACTCCAGCATTAGAGTCTTTGAGGAGATCGCTTTAGAAGACTTCTGTCAGTCCCATAGAAAATAATATCAGTTTCCTTTTGTTTACGTTCAGCACAGCCAGCCTTGTAAACCCTCTAATACATTAAACCATTTAGTTGGCATTTGGTCACTCCCAGTAGTGTTCTTGACCGGCATCACTGCCAGGAACACGACTTGCTCTGTGGTAATGCGCTCCCCTCTAACCCCAGCCTCCTACGCCACACGCTCTTAGCGACTGAGGGCTTTTTTTGGATCCTCATCTAATACCTTTAAATCCTCCTGGTTCCTCTTTTTCACTCACCACACTGGCGTCTCACACCCAAAAGGAGACAACCCATGCCGTTTTATTAATAATATAACCCCTTCACCCTACTCTATTCCTGTGAGCCATggttgttttgtatttattatgTAGAGCAGGCAAACTAGCTGTGGTTTGATTTACCTGTGGTTATTTCCAAGAGTCGGTCAGCTCCATTCAACCCATTGTTCTACAGAGGGTGTCCACAAATGGAGAGACTTGATCTGCTGTCTTTGTGCTGCACATGTTTTGTGTTTTACATGAAAGGTACTGATAGTGTAAGTACTTCCATTGATTAGTGTCCTCAAAACCACAGTTGCACTGTTGGAGACTCTAACACAAACTGAAAGCTTGCCAACTTTACCTCAAAGGTTGCCCGTTAGACAAGAATAACTGTTTTCTTCAATTTCCATTGAAGAAAACTGATTTCTTGCAAAAATAGATTCCAGctatatatacttttttttatgaCAATTTGTTTTGTACCAAACACATTGCAGTGTAGAGGTTTCCTGAAAACCTCTGATCCTTCACAAAACATGTGACCACTTAGAAGTTCCTTCCCCGTGTAGACTCATGACCCTAAGACTCTGGTATTATAATACATCGAACCAGCAGGGAGTGTTTTAACTGCTTGGCACATTTTCATTCTGTGTAGAGAAGCGATTGAACACAGTTCACTGCCACAGACATGAGGAAGCTAAGCTAGTACTTGCATGTGTACTGCTAATGAGGTGTAAAGGCGATGAGTCCAGGTCTCCCAGTTAGAATGAGGATTACCTCCTTAATTAGTATGAGATGTGCAAAAGGAAGTAGGACTCGGGTCACACAGACAGCTTACTTGGAGATTATAACTCTGTTCTATTCAGTATCTCAAGATACACCTGCCCCGAGCATGTGCTTTCATACATACTGTATGAACacaccctctgtgtgtgtgtgtgtgtgtgtgtgtgtgtgtgtgtgtgtgtgtggtgtttacaCCAGTGTATTATGAAGTTTCTAAATGGGTTGATGATTTATGCCATCTGTAACATCAAGAGGGACGAGGCAACAGTGTTTTCAGTCAAAGGGAAATGAATACAGTGTCTCGGAATGTTCctgttgcaaacacttttgtGACGCAGAGAAAACAAGACAGTTCTGAATAGGTCTTGTTGCTCAACACAGTTTTCAATGAAAGCCATCTGACCTCTCCTTTGCCCTGTGCCCATCACAATTAAACAAGCTCATTACTGCAGTCTTGATAACT
The Osmerus eperlanus chromosome 17, fOsmEpe2.1, whole genome shotgun sequence DNA segment above includes these coding regions:
- the cdhr5-rs gene encoding cadherin-related family member 5 isoform X2; amino-acid sequence: MLTPCRLLLCQLAINISYHVVSASLCLGGSDIFAKVRENSPTGEFIANLSIVGDPGANSIRLCLTGDNADWFFLEGRTIRLNSSFSRNLDREVQGSILMAALTCYEKDIIQSQYRIMVEIMNENDNRPRFLQRTVQPFFISELATVNSVVFTVKAVDADGDTLTYLIDYSSPDASYFRIDLPNSGKVFLDKPLDYETQTQLQLVIYAVESNTREKYNATANLIINLKDGDDQYPQFLPCTLISQASGPDVCTNPIYTSNITEKDQDNILKFSPGPIHAKDGDKSLDTPLQYTILAGDDDGRFAIANLTGEVTLTRRVENRQLTPTFRMRLMASQLNDPKKYSVTTALIRVLAENRFPPVFNKTIYKGFIIESSSPATLVSTYGNRVLLINAIDRDFRDGVNPNIHYSLQPHSASDGLYHMTQEGVLIARTDRLRAFDRDILEVVATDEESGEVAKASVDIEVLQRGQPVPRSPFGEERLFADMDAGMAGGIAGVILLVLVAALVLLLRLVRRRRDRQDPSDRGSVALGKHPNVIPVVPCPPLQNP
- the LOC134037660 gene encoding uncharacterized protein LOC134037660 isoform X2, coding for MANNSDSASEIQHTKEGVNTPPPFVQIDVNPLGVLNSVPQYSEPALESGIHVLPSQYSETTFIPDLPEVLGPSTPVSDPQSDSRSINSELYENYENIDNFPSLGQEAPGNSVYREEHDADPPSSVDPSSQEVLLRIKEQASAHVRAQKNQHFRDLSLKKLKLQQLLLKLDTITGSEDLLSGSQYSLEEEELLSMGDSGVEGRAPLGSEDRQREGEDERSLVS
- the LOC134037660 gene encoding uncharacterized protein LOC134037660 isoform X1 gives rise to the protein MANNSDSASEIQHTKEGVNTPPPFVQIDVNPLGVLNSVPQYSEPALESGIHVLPSQYSETTFIPDLPEVLGPSTPVSDPQSDSRSINSELYENYENIDNFPSLGQEAPGNSVYREEHDADPPSSVDPSSQEVLLRIKEQASAHVRAQKNQHFRDLSLKKLKLQQLLLKLDTITGSEDLLSGSQYSLEEEELLSMGDSGVEGRAPLGSEDRQREGEDESNTEDRDGCDHAMHRSRQMMHSCWRRIFQAIGFPLSFTSVLIIELVSFISQYVVEMLIVGLVTVLGKQMIAPLFGTLYSHVIQPLARLLINISVAVRNILRPLLAIVRYAILHVALLVQSFRLVEVYNAAAQRPHSRQDV
- the cdhr5-rs gene encoding cadherin-related family member 5 isoform X1, which codes for MLTPCRLLLCQLAINISYHVVSASLCLGGSDIFAKVRENSPTGEFIANLSIVGDPGANSIRLCLTGDNADWFFLEGRTIRLNSSFSRNLDREVQGSILMAALTCYEKDIIQSQYRIMVEIMNENDNRPRFLQRTVQPFFISELATVNSVVFTVKAVDADGDTLTYLIDYSSPDASYFRIDLPNSGKVFLDKPLDYETQTQLQLVIYAVESNTREKYNATANLIINLKDGDDQYPQFLPCTLISQASGPDVCTNPIYTSNITEKDQDNILKFSPGPIHAKDGDKSLDTPLQYTILAGDDDGRFAIANLTGEVTLTRRVENRQLTPTFRMRLMASQLNDPKKYSVTTALIRVLAENRFPPVFNKTIYKGFIIESSSPATLVSTYGNRVLLINAIDRDFRDGVNPNIHYSLQPHSASDGLYHMTQEGVLIARTDRLRAFDRDILEVVATDEESGEVAKASVDIEVLQRGQPVPRSPFGEERLFADMDAGMAGGIAGVILLVLVAALVLLLRLVRRRRDRQDPSDRGSVALGKHPNVVNSACPVPLVDEVSYHNEAFSGDHEPCTPGRYTRREEMAAPPRRSTSQEQNSSKGGSRLLGNTLPILVIPEPLPRQSPTPITSNGGRTPGNIITTGVAKKDENLEEERQQDNGKELTASKENGEFSAGLTKDEAVAVLELEINDARETQRTAEQSSVGDQSDAMITNQITEPKEKVKNKQEITAIVENEAEDPVNCVSDHDDNPPGGKRHERSGSHGNITAQNMETMVSQNKDSEKLPIDQPSKPNSAHTQQDPSQTIQFMDDSE